ACTATACAGCACAATCACAGACGATAGCGCAAAAGCTTGAAAGCTGACGACATTGTTAAACAATAGGGTACACATTAGCAGCGTAATAAGGCGTAAACTAATGCCAGATGAACTTAAAAATTACAAATCGAACATTAAACATCAAACATCAAACATCAAACATTAAACATTAAATAGCGAATAGTGAATACATTGAGCGAAGAGGTGAGTCTATGACACAACAAGATTTTTCGTCTGAACAATTATTACAACACTGGCAGCAAGTAAAGCAGCAAGTAGCTACTGCCAGTGCAGCAGTCGATCGTGAGCCTGTTACCTTACTGGCGGTTTCAAAGACTAAGCCGGCTGAGATGGTCGCTACCCTTGCTAAAGCAGGACAGAGCCACTTTGGTGAGAACTATCTGCAAGAAGCCGTGGATAAAATAGAAGCGGTTAAAGACTTGGTTGCTGATCAAGTAGATACTGACATTGTTTGGCACTATATTGGCCACATTCAACGTAATAAAACTCGTGATATTGCGCAGACCTTTGACTGGGTGCACACCATAGAGCGAGATATTATCGCTAAACGCCTGAATAACCAACGCCCTGAAGGATTGCCAAAGCTAAATGTGCTGATTCAGGTCAATATTGATCAAGAAGAGAGCAAGTCAGGCTGCTTACCAGAAGCGCTTGATGAGCTAGTGAATACGGTTAAAGGTTATGATAATTTATGCCTACGTGGGCTGATGATTATCCCTTCAAAAGAGGGCACTGATGCATTCGAGCGTACTAAGCAACTGTTTGATGAGATGAAGCAGGCGCATCCTGAGCTAACGCATTGGGATACCTTGAGTATGGGTATGAGCGCTGATATGACCCACGCCATTGCACAAGGCTCAACCATGGTTCGAGTCGGCAGTGCTATTTTTGGTGCCAGAGATTAGATATAAAAGCTGACAGGATTCGTGCTAAAACAAACCAAAGGCATATGTTTAAAATAAAAAACCTCCCTATTAGAGTTAACGGTCTAATAAGGAGGTTTTATTTTTTAATGGGTTACTTTTTAATCAATTACTTCTCAATAGTCCAGCCATTAACTAATGGATAACGACGCTCACGGCCAAACGCCTTATGGCTTACCTTAGTACCAATTGGGGCTTGACGGCGCTTATATTCGCTTCTGTCGACCAATAAGATAGTTTGACGAACAATATTAGGATCGAAACCTTTGGCAGTGATTTCATCAAAGCCTAGGTCGTTATCAATATAGTCTTTTAAAATGGCATCTAAAATATCATAGTCAGGTAGGCTGTCTTGATCTTTTTGATCTGGACGCAGCTCTGCAGATGGCGGACGCGTAATCACACGCTCAGGAATCACATCTGTGTCTTCTAAGCGGTTGCGATAATTGGCCAGTGCATAGACTTGAGTTTTATACACGTCTTTTAACACATCAAAGCCGCCTGCCATATCACCGTATAAGGTCGAGTAGCCCACAGCCATCTCAGACTTATTGCCAGTGGTGATAACCAGATGACCAAATTTATTAGACAATGCCATCAAGATCATACCGCGTGCACGGGCTTGGATATTCTCTTCAGTGGTATCAGCTTTGGCTTTGTTAAATAAAGGCGCTAACGTATGGCGCATACCATTGACCGCATCGTGAATTGGGCAGACGGTATAGGACACATTTAGGCGACGAGCCTGTGCTTGAGCATCTTCTAAGCTAATCTGTGAGGTGTACTCATAAGGCATCATCACTGCGTAAACCTTATCTGAGCCTAAGGCGTCTACCGCAATACATAGGGTTAATGCAGAATCGATACCGCCTGATAAACCAACAATCACACCTTCAAATCCTGAATGATTGACATAATCTCGTAGGCCAACCACTAAAGCCTGATAGGTCTCAGACTCAGCGCTCAGTTGTAATGGTGCTTTTTGTTGGGTATCAAAGTGACCGCCTTCAGCATGATAGGTAGCGTATAACAGATGCTCGAGGAATCGTGGGGCTTCATGGGCAAGCTCACCATTGGGTTGAATCACCATTGAGCCGCCATCAAATACCAAGTCATCTTGGCCGCCAACACAGTTACAATAAATAATCGGCAACTGATGATCATTGGCACGTTTGGTCAATAACGCCTGACGTGCATGCTGCTTGCCGGCTTCAAAAGGTGAGGCGTTGATACTAACGATGAGGTCAGCACCTTGTTCTTTAAGGGCTTTAATCGGGTCGTCTTCCCACAGATCTTCACAGATTAGCAGGCCAATAGTCACGCCTTGGTAGTTGAACAATACTTGGTTGCGACCTTTGTCAAAATAACGACGCTCATCAAACACACCATAATTCGGTAAATACTGTTTGTGATAAAAGCCTTTTTGCTGACCATTTTGAATAATAGCCGCAGAGTTAAAGGTGCCATGATAATCGACATGCGGATAGCCGATAATCATCACGATATCATTAATGTCGCTTAATGAGCTTAACGCTGCTTTGACGCGGTCTGCTAGGCTAGGGCGCAGTAGCAAGTCTTCTGGCGGATAGCCCAGTAGTGCCAGCTCAGGAAAGACAATGATATCGGCACCATTATCGCGGGCTTCGATGGCCAGCTGGCGCATCTTTTCAATATTTTCTTGGATGTCACCGACCATAAAGTGGGCTTGAGCCAGTGCAAATTTTAAAGCGCCTCCTTGGGCCGGGGTATTATTATGATTAGACATTATTGGGTCCTATTTGTATAGAATATGGTTTTTAAGTTTTAAGGCGTGAGCACTGCATGGTTAGCCATTCACCTGTCAGCCACACACAGAAGTCAAATTATTGAGTTTTTATTATTGAGTTCCTGTTGTGTACGCGGTGCCAGACTTTGCCCTGTGTTGTCCGCTATTGTGATACGTCGCTGCGACTGACGTTGGCTGGTGCTCTATTGCCTTAGCTATTCATTGCTTTAATAAGTTATCTTTTATGACGACCGTTATTTGTATATGATGGCCATCATTTATTATTAAATTTCATTGTGCCGCTGTGTTGATAGCCATTGTAGTCGAAACACGTGACAAAGGGCTATACTGCTTATGGCTGTATTTTTTATGGTTGCCTAGCAATCTTTAGTATAACATCAATATTTTATCAGTTGTCGTTGTAAGCTTCGCTAAGGTCATGTTAAGCATTTGTAAAGCTATTAAGTTTTATTTTTATGCCAGATAGGTTCTTATAGGAGACGCATGACCTATCTAGACTAATGCTAAGCGCATTGATAACTGTTAAACTGAGCGGTTACTTATTGCTGTCATTTTATAGTAGGGCACTTTTTAAAGCAGGGCAAATGTACTGCTGATAGCAAGGTAAGCTGACAGTGGTCATCTCAAAATACACACCGTTTTAAAACATGACTTTTTAGGAAGACACCATGGCTGCTTTTTTTTCAGTACTTTTTTGTTTGCTAATCATGGCAATCGTGATGTGGGGCTTTTTTAAGTTCATGTATCCTAAGCCGCCCAAGGCCTTTATGCCCAAAGCTGGCGATATCATCACTCCCAGAGACTGTAGCTTTTGTGGTTACCCTTTAGCCGAGTATCGCGGTGTATTGGAGAGTAAGCCTGATCAGGCCTTGCAGCCACAGCAGCAGGCTCAGATTGAACAGCTGACAGCTGAGATTGAGCAGTTACAACAACAAATAGCGCAAAGTAAGGCGGCGTTATTTGGTACAGCGGCCGATACAGTCGATGCCACAGCAGGCACTAAGCCAGCAGTAACGACTAAGCAAGTTGCAACCGAGCAGCTAGAACCACAACAAATGACCCGTAAACAAAGAAAGCAGGCCAAACAAGCTTATGAGCAGCAGCAACAACAGCTTCATGACAAGCAGCAAGCGCTAAAACAGCTAACCACTTGGTTTTTTTGTAATTATGAACATCAAGCCAGCTTTCATACAGAGCAGACTGGCCAATCATAGTTTTGATTTAGCGGCGGCTACATTTTAATCGACAATAGCCTTGGACTTGAGTAGTTCTGAAAAGCTTAGTAATAAAAATAGTTAAGCAATAAAAAAGCCTCTAACATGAATGATGTAGAGGCTTTTTTAATTGTTGCAGATAATAAATGACAGGGGATAGACGATAAGCGTTAAGCTCGAATCGCCTGCATCTCTTCAATCATTTTTTCAATCAACTGATTGGCATGCTCAGCGGTGGTGCTATGTTCAAGCGCACTGGCATCAGCAGTTTTGCTGGCTTGCTGTACTTTGCCAAATAAATCTAAGCAGCAAAGGACCAATAGGTTTTCATAACCAACTTGTGGTGCTTGATCACGGATATTACCAATAAAGTCATTAATATGGTTAGTCGCTAGAGCCAGTTCTTGCTCCTCTCCGACGGGACAGTTGATGTTGTATGAGCGGCCTAGAATATTGATATTAACTGTGGTGTACTCGATAGCATCAGAATCATCTTCGCTATCTAGTAGCTCATCATCTGTCTGTTCATAGGTATCGTCAGACAGCTCAGTCTCTTCTAAGCTCATATCTTCATCTTCAGAATTCACCACTTGCTCTATGTCAGAGTCATTATAGTGCTCATCTTCTGATAGCTCGGTCTCAGCGTCAACGGCGCCGTCAGCGTTATAGTTGCCGTCAGTGTTGTAACTGTCATCAGCGTATGAGCTGTCATCTTCGAAATATTCGGTTTCAACCGCATCTGATTTAGGTGCTATTATTTGCTCCGTCGTTTCTGCAGAGGCATCATCAGGGGTTGTTGAGTCAGTCGCATGAGCATCGTCTGTATCAAGCGGCTGATTTGAGTCGGGATAATTGGTTGACATAATATTCTCTTAAAAAAGTAATACTGAATACCTAATACAGGCAGAACAGCTTATGGTTCGATTGCTATGTGAGTGTTCAAAAATAGCATCCATTAATCCAACGATAATGGGTTAGAATAAGGTCGCTTTTAGTCAGCAGTTTGTCTGATAGCTTATTTGGCTATCAGGAATGTATAACATCAAAACTATATATCAGTCGCTTGGTCAATAAGCGTCAAACGCTGCATAACCAATTTGGTCTTTTCTTTGGCCAAACGGTTCTTTTCTAACTGCTCTAAGCTGGATTGTTCTAGCTGTTGATATTTTTTTAGTAGCTCATTGTATTCATCATTTAGGTTATGATGAGCCTCGGCAAGCGTTTGATAATCTTCATCTAGCTTGTCAAACTGGGCTTGCAGCTCTTGCTGTTGCTGAGCGCTTTGCTCATAGGCATGCTGACTATCATTGAGCTGCTGCTGCAACAAAGTAATTTCATTGCTGTCCGTTTGTGGATCATTTTTTAACGCTTGCAGTTCATTATAAGTGGCATCATAACGTTGGCGTATATCATGTAGCACCGTATCTAAGTATTGCAATTTTTCAATCAAAGGTTGGGTCATAAGTGATCACTTCTAATAAAGACATACCGACTGATAATCAATGTCACTGAATAAAATATCGCTAAGTAAAACATCACGGAGTAAAACGTCACTGGGCAAAACGTGCTTCGAAAATTGGTTTGTATAACCCTGTTGTTTGCCTGTTATCAGGACTTGCATCGCTTGCGATAAGAATGTATCAATAAAATTAAAGAGATATATAATTCTGTATAGCTGCGATACTCGTGCTT
Above is a window of Psychrobacter sp. FDAARGOS_221 DNA encoding:
- a CDS encoding cell division protein ZapA, which gives rise to MSTNYPDSNQPLDTDDAHATDSTTPDDASAETTEQIIAPKSDAVETEYFEDDSSYADDSYNTDGNYNADGAVDAETELSEDEHYNDSDIEQVVNSEDEDMSLEETELSDDTYEQTDDELLDSEDDSDAIEYTTVNINILGRSYNINCPVGEEQELALATNHINDFIGNIRDQAPQVGYENLLVLCCLDLFGKVQQASKTADASALEHSTTAEHANQLIEKMIEEMQAIRA
- a CDS encoding YggS family pyridoxal phosphate-dependent enzyme — protein: MTQQDFSSEQLLQHWQQVKQQVATASAAVDREPVTLLAVSKTKPAEMVATLAKAGQSHFGENYLQEAVDKIEAVKDLVADQVDTDIVWHYIGHIQRNKTRDIAQTFDWVHTIERDIIAKRLNNQRPEGLPKLNVLIQVNIDQEESKSGCLPEALDELVNTVKGYDNLCLRGLMIIPSKEGTDAFERTKQLFDEMKQAHPELTHWDTLSMGMSADMTHAIAQGSTMVRVGSAIFGARD
- a CDS encoding NAD+ synthase encodes the protein MSNHNNTPAQGGALKFALAQAHFMVGDIQENIEKMRQLAIEARDNGADIIVFPELALLGYPPEDLLLRPSLADRVKAALSSLSDINDIVMIIGYPHVDYHGTFNSAAIIQNGQQKGFYHKQYLPNYGVFDERRYFDKGRNQVLFNYQGVTIGLLICEDLWEDDPIKALKEQGADLIVSINASPFEAGKQHARQALLTKRANDHQLPIIYCNCVGGQDDLVFDGGSMVIQPNGELAHEAPRFLEHLLYATYHAEGGHFDTQQKAPLQLSAESETYQALVVGLRDYVNHSGFEGVIVGLSGGIDSALTLCIAVDALGSDKVYAVMMPYEYTSQISLEDAQAQARRLNVSYTVCPIHDAVNGMRHTLAPLFNKAKADTTEENIQARARGMILMALSNKFGHLVITTGNKSEMAVGYSTLYGDMAGGFDVLKDVYKTQVYALANYRNRLEDTDVIPERVITRPPSAELRPDQKDQDSLPDYDILDAILKDYIDNDLGFDEITAKGFDPNIVRQTILLVDRSEYKRRQAPIGTKVSHKAFGRERRYPLVNGWTIEK